The Longimicrobiaceae bacterium nucleotide sequence CCTCGAGCATGCGCGGACGCCGGCGATCGCGCTCCATCCCCTCGTACGTGAGCCGCCAGATCCGACCCCGGCTGGTCACCGAGTCCATCCCGTACTGCTCGATCTTGTTTCGCAGGTGCGATCCCGGCGGGGTCCAGTTCCCTTCCTGAATGATCCCCCGGTACATGTCGACGATGTACAGAGTGCCGTCGGGGGCGGTGGCGATGTCTACCGGGCGGAAGAGCGGGTCGGTCGAGCGGATGAATTCGGAGCGCTCGGCTTGATAGACGTTGTGCAGCTGGGTGATCCCCTCCGTCACCACGGGGTGCACGCGTCGGACGATCCTGGCCACCGGCTCACCGTAGAAGTAGTCGCCGATCAGCTCTTCGGGCAGGCGATCGCCTCGGAACACGTCGTTGCCTGCCGAGCCGGTCACACGGTTGAGCGTGCCGTCCGGCCGCGAGGCGTCAGGACCGGGCTGGAAATCCCCCACGCCGGCCAGCCCAAAGGGCTCCTCGAAGCCCGGCGCGAGCTGGTCGGGCACCTGGAAGCGCCCGTACACCACAGGGAATTGGAACTGCGAGGGAAGACCGCTGGCGCCTCCCTGAAACCAGATTTTCCCCTCGTTGTCCTGGGTGACCCCCCACTGCGCCCCGTTCGGACCCGTCGGCTCGCGGATCACTCCGTCCGGCGTCCAGCGGATGCGGAAGGCGTTGTAGGTGCTGTACATCCAGTTGTCCATCCCCCAGGTGAGGAAGGCCTGCTGGTGCTCGACGTTCCCCGCCCGCCCGAAATCGCGCGTAAAGAGCTCTCGCTTGTCCGCACGGCCATCGCCGTCCGTATCGGTGAAGCGGTAGACCTCGTCCTCGTTCGACTCCATCGTCAGGATACTGTTGGCGCCGAACGGGAGGACGAAGCGCGGAAAGACCAGGCTGTCCACGAACACGGTGTGGCGGTCGTAGACGCCGTCGCCGTCCGTGTCCTCGTGCAGAGAGATGCGGTTTGCCGGGTCCAGCTCCCCGGTGGCATCGGCATCCTGCATGTAGGTCCGCAGCTCCAGCACGAACATGCGCCCGTTGCCGTCGAAGGCGATGGCTGCGGGCTCGCGGATGACCGGCTCCGTGAGCACCGGCTCGAGCCGGTAGCCGGGCTGCAGCACGAAGCGCTGCAGCTCCTCCTCGACCGAAGCCGGCAGGATCGGCTCGACTACGGAGATGGTGTCGGTGATCGGCGCGATCGGCCGTCCACCGTTTACGGGCGGGGGCTCGAGGCGAGCCGCCGTCCGAGGGGTGGGGGGAGCACCGGGAGAGCAGGTGGTGGCCGTGAGAACGCCAAACAGCGCGAGCAGAGAGGCGCGGATCGGTCGCATCGGTGGGATCGCGTTCGGAACGGGGTTCTAGCGTGGTTGGAAGTCCGCCTCGAGCCGGCCTGCGGCGATGCGGATCCCCTGCAGGATGTGCTGCTGATAGCCGGGGTTTTGCCACACCTCGCCGAAGTGTCCGAGAACGGTCACGAAGACCCTTCCCTCTCCGTGTCGACGGATCCACGAGATCGGATGATCGGCGGAGGTGTCGGCCGAACCGGTGCTGGGCATGTCGAGCGACATCAGCACGTGGGAGGTCTCCCTCGGATTGCCGTCGAGCACGTAGATCTCGTCGTGGATGCGAAAGCTCGGCGCCAGATGGGCGACCGCGGGGTTGCTCGGATCCTCCACGTTGATCTGAACCTCCTGGGTCCAGGGGTGCTCGCGGAAGAGTCCTCCGCCCACCATCTCGCGATACTCATCCCAGCCGTAGAGCGCATCCACGCCCGAGTGAGCGCACACGAGTCCCTTGCCGGAACGGACGAATTCGCTGATCGCCTGCTGCTGCTCGGCGGTGATCGGCTTTTCGACAGGGCGGCGGCCGGCGCGCGTAGCGGCCACAGACTGCGGATCGTCGGGGTTTGCCGGCGCGATGCGGAGGGTGGCGTTGTTCAGGAAGAGGACGTCGTAATTCTGGAGATTCTGCGCGTTGATGTCGGCCGGATCTTCGGTGACATCGAACTGGAAGTCCGCGCCGTTGACGCCGTTGAGGAAGGCCTTCGAGGCCTCGATTCCCTCGGTATGCCTGAACCCGTGCGTAGCCGTCACGACCAGGACCCGGATGGGCTCTTCCTGCCCCTCCGCGGTCGAGGCGCGCGAAGCCGAAGTGCCACCGTTGGCAGCCTCTTCCCAGACGAATCCTGCCAGGATGCCGAGTACCGCCAGGCCGAGACCGACTTTCGGGAGGTTCATGTTCGTGTCAGGTCCGGAGGTGGGACGATGGAGTCGCCGGGGCGGGCCGACCTGGGGCCGAGCAGCGTAACTCCGCCCGGACACCGAAGTGCTGGGTGCACTGGCGGAGGCCCCCGGCGCACGCGAGAATCGCCGGATCGACGGCTCCGGCGGCGTGGTCGCTCAAGGTAACGAGTGCAGTCGGGATTGACCAGCAGGCAGGCGCGTCGGTATCTACGCGGCACATTCCATGAGGCAAGCCGGCTCCGGTCCTGACGCGCGGGCCGCGCCGGGGAGACGTGCGACAGCGTCCGAAGCCTCGTTCAGCCGGTGGCCACCCCGTTCAGATCAACCCGAATCTCGCCGCCCCAATCCGCCGATGAGGATGAAGCGCCTATTCGCGTTCGAGAACCTGCTCAACTGGCTGCTGATCTTCGCTCCGGTGGCTCTGGTGCTGGAGCACGTGGTGCACGCAGGGGCGGTAGCGGTCTTTGCCACGTCGGCGCTGGCGATCATTCCGCTCGCCGGTCTGATGGGGCGCGCCACCGAACAACTCGCAGAGAGGCTGGGCGAAGGGGTGGGAGGGCTGCTGAACGCGACTTTCGGCAATGCGGCGGAGCTGATCATCGCTGGCATCGCCCTCCACGCCGGTCTCTACGACCTGGTGAAGGCGTCGATCACCGGCTCGATCATCGGCAACGTCCTGCTCGTCTTCGGCTTGAGCGCGCTGATCGGGGGTGCCCGGTTCCCGTCGCAGACCTTCAACCGCACTGCGGCAAGCCTGGGCGGAACCCTGCTCGTCCTGAGCGCGATCGGGCTGGTGGTGCCGGCGATCTTCCACTACGCGGGCGCGACGTCGACTCCCGTGGCCGCATCGGGGGGTCAGGAGGCGATCGCGATCGTCCCGCACGAGCAGGAGCTGAGCCTGGAGATTGCCATCGTGCTGATGGCGACCTACATCCTTAGCCTGCTCTTCACCCTACGCACGCATCGGCACCTCTATACCGGCGACGCGGGTCACCACGGCATGGAAGAGGCCGGGCTGGAAAGCTCGGTCGGGAGAGCCATCGGGCTGCTGCTGGTCGCGACCGCCGGCGTGGCGCTGATGGCGGAGTTGCTTGTTGCCGCCGCGGAAGTGACGGCCGAATCGTTCGGATGGAGCGAGATCTTCGTCGGGGTGATCCTGGTGGCGATCATCGGCAACGCCGCGGAGCACAGTACCGCGGTGTTGATGGCGGCGAAGAACCGCATGGACGCCGCGGTGAACATCGCGGTCGGCTCGTCCATCCAGATTGCGCTCTTCGTGGCGCCGTTACTCGTCTTCCTCAGCTACTTAATTGGCCCGCGGCCGATGGACCTGCTCTTCACTCCCTTCGAGGTCCTGTCGGTGGTTCTCTCGGCCGGCATCATGGCCTTCATCGCGCACGACGGCGAGTCGCACTGGATGGAAGGGGTGCAGCTACTCGCCGTCTATGTGATTCTCGGGATCGCCTTCTTCTTCCTGCCAGTGCACTGAGTCCGCCAATGCGAGGATGAGGGCTCCTGATGGTCCGCAGGGGCGTGCTCGGCCTGCGCCCGCGGACGGGCGTACCCGCGCGTGTTCGTTGGCGAGCGGTCCGGATCACCGACCTCAGAAGAGCACCCTCACGCTGGTATCGCCACGGGCGCCTTCCCGAGCGTAGGTGATGGAGAACCGGTCTCCGGGGGTAACTGCGTGCGGGGTCGGCAGGCACTCCACCATGAGCCGCCAGCTGCAACTCTCGTCGGCCTGCGCAGGATGGGTCGACATCCAGACGTCGGGGCCGAGCTCGAGGTCGAAGTAGATGATCACGCCGTTGAACACGCCGGTGCGCGTGACGACACCTGTCGCGGTGTGGGAAAAGACCGGGTTGCGAATGCCTCGAAGGTCCAGGTCCGCCAGCTCCACGGGCTCAGCCACGACCGGCCAGCTCCGGGCTCGGTGCGGCTTCACGAAGAATACGGTGGAACTGTCCCGCGCCGATTGCACGAGCGGCTGGAAAGAGATGTTATAGCTCGCCTTCCACGCCTCGGCGGCTTCCTGTGTGAATGTCCGGCGGGCAAGCTCCTCGGGTGGGATCGTGACGGCCAGCCCCATGACTCGCACCCGCGACGGGATGAGGCGGGCGTCGGGCACCAGATGGCGAGCGATGGCATCACGGGTCACCTCGATCACGTGCTCGCCGAGGGGCTCGTTTCCGATGATCTCGCTGACCAGGACGTCGGCCCGCTCGGGAAGGTCGACCTGCGTCGACCATCCCGGGACCAGCGTGATGCGGTCCCCCAGGCCGTTGGCTTCGAACACCTCTTTCGCCAGGCGCCCGATACCGCTCGCCTCGATGGCATAGACGTGCCGGGCGCCCGCCATAGCCGCCGCAATTGCCAGCACGCCCGTCCCTGTGCCGATGTCCACAACGACGTCGCTTGGCCTCACCACCCGGCGCAATCCCTCGAAGTAACGCTGAACGCGCAGGCTGTCGTTCAGCATCTTCACGTGAATCGGAGCAGTGTCGAACGTGCCCGATCCGCGCTTGATCGTTCCGCGACTCTCTCCCTCCGCGACCAGCACACCATGCTGACGCATCCGTACGATGGTGGTGATCACGTCCGCGAGGTCGAGTTTGCCAGCCACGATGGGACTGAGCGTGGCGATCGCTTCCCGCATCGTGGTGGGGCGGTAGAACGCATCCAGCACGGCTAGACCGCGTACGCCGCAGGGGATGACATCGCCATCGCGGACGACGCTGACCTGGTTGTCCGAGCCGAGCTCGAGCGTCAGATCAGGCGCCCTCGACAGGCGAAGGTCGGGATCGATGAGCTCCATGACGATCTTCAGGGAAGGAGGCGGGCACCGATGGAAAGGGCTCCGTAGCACCGACGGAGCC carries:
- a CDS encoding ThuA domain-containing protein produces the protein MNLPKVGLGLAVLGILAGFVWEEAANGGTSASRASTAEGQEEPIRVLVVTATHGFRHTEGIEASKAFLNGVNGADFQFDVTEDPADINAQNLQNYDVLFLNNATLRIAPANPDDPQSVAATRAGRRPVEKPITAEQQQAISEFVRSGKGLVCAHSGVDALYGWDEYREMVGGGLFREHPWTQEVQINVEDPSNPAVAHLAPSFRIHDEIYVLDGNPRETSHVLMSLDMPSTGSADTSADHPISWIRRHGEGRVFVTVLGHFGEVWQNPGYQQHILQGIRIAAGRLEADFQPR
- the cax gene encoding calcium/proton exchanger, producing MKRLFAFENLLNWLLIFAPVALVLEHVVHAGAVAVFATSALAIIPLAGLMGRATEQLAERLGEGVGGLLNATFGNAAELIIAGIALHAGLYDLVKASITGSIIGNVLLVFGLSALIGGARFPSQTFNRTAASLGGTLLVLSAIGLVVPAIFHYAGATSTPVAASGGQEAIAIVPHEQELSLEIAIVLMATYILSLLFTLRTHRHLYTGDAGHHGMEEAGLESSVGRAIGLLLVATAGVALMAELLVAAAEVTAESFGWSEIFVGVILVAIIGNAAEHSTAVLMAAKNRMDAAVNIAVGSSIQIALFVAPLLVFLSYLIGPRPMDLLFTPFEVLSVVLSAGIMAFIAHDGESHWMEGVQLLAVYVILGIAFFFLPVH
- a CDS encoding 50S ribosomal protein L11 methyltransferase; translation: MELIDPDLRLSRAPDLTLELGSDNQVSVVRDGDVIPCGVRGLAVLDAFYRPTTMREAIATLSPIVAGKLDLADVITTIVRMRQHGVLVAEGESRGTIKRGSGTFDTAPIHVKMLNDSLRVQRYFEGLRRVVRPSDVVVDIGTGTGVLAIAAAMAGARHVYAIEASGIGRLAKEVFEANGLGDRITLVPGWSTQVDLPERADVLVSEIIGNEPLGEHVIEVTRDAIARHLVPDARLIPSRVRVMGLAVTIPPEELARRTFTQEAAEAWKASYNISFQPLVQSARDSSTVFFVKPHRARSWPVVAEPVELADLDLRGIRNPVFSHTATGVVTRTGVFNGVIIYFDLELGPDVWMSTHPAQADESCSWRLMVECLPTPHAVTPGDRFSITYAREGARGDTSVRVLF